A stretch of Bacteroidota bacterium DNA encodes these proteins:
- a CDS encoding OmpA family protein, protein MKKTVRILFFVLLFHQASIAQQNFVLYNMRFIPQSGYANPSLLPVSRINIGLPGISSIYANFGNSGFTLNDLFKTNGGVVSYNMDGLIGNLKKNNYITASLHVDLLSFGFKVQKNYFSFNLTEKADLWFRYPKDFLDFVWKGNGAFLGTEKNFNFGINASHYREWGFGYIRELNEKLTIGGRVKLLGGMENVSTKKTDVKFYTDPIDFSYRISSDILINSSVDTGQYSNLNPTSYLFSFKNAGFGVDLGATYQLNEKFNFSASLIDLGYINWKSNTQNFYSKNPGATILYKGVGFDALGVDTLKLEKALQEMGDSLKNTFEIKDDRHDRYKTYLPAQLYIGGNYNINDKNYAGVLLYAQLLDKTFRPGITLSMSSRVGKVISSVLSYSIFNRSYSNIGFGFSLNIGPVQLYAVSDNVLGMLLLNNYKTHNGSSFSVPSYTRSTNVRAGLNLTLGRGIHDKDKDGIRDKDDACPDTPGTKEFNGCPDKDGDKIPDRNDICPDVPGLPIFNGCPDSDGDGLKDIEDQCPNEKGPIYAKGCPDADNDSIKDIEDACPQESGSRALKGCPDKDNDGIRDKDDKCPEKAGPADNDGCPLVKLILTDMNGNVVATIIRNKNGEFIYEKLLADENVLFRIEGDDVDLKEINLILAGQNRKLVRDANGNFRFEKLTPIAIAPAKENVDSSKLKLKIPERAVEKPVENVKLKEEEKKVLNTAFSNLEFESGKDVIKQTSFPSLFELATLMKTKPEWILRIAGHTDNVGVPKKNMELSKNRADAVKKFMILSGLMENRFIIEAYGSTKPIADNKTPLGRQKNRRVEMNLVQSIQ, encoded by the coding sequence ATGAAAAAAACAGTGCGGATATTATTTTTTGTTCTCCTCTTTCATCAGGCATCAATTGCCCAGCAGAATTTTGTACTCTACAATATGCGTTTTATTCCGCAAAGCGGATACGCGAACCCCTCATTACTGCCTGTTAGCCGGATCAATATAGGCCTCCCCGGAATTTCATCGATCTATGCCAACTTCGGCAATAGCGGATTTACGTTAAACGACCTTTTCAAAACAAACGGCGGCGTAGTGAGTTACAATATGGATGGACTCATTGGCAACCTCAAAAAGAATAACTATATAACAGCTTCACTTCATGTTGATCTGCTATCATTTGGATTTAAAGTACAGAAAAATTATTTCAGCTTTAATCTCACTGAAAAAGCTGATCTCTGGTTCCGCTATCCGAAAGATTTCCTGGATTTTGTATGGAAGGGGAATGGCGCATTTTTAGGAACCGAGAAAAATTTCAACTTCGGCATTAATGCCTCGCACTACCGTGAATGGGGCTTTGGCTATATCCGTGAACTTAATGAAAAACTCACCATCGGGGGCAGGGTTAAGCTATTGGGTGGCATGGAAAATGTTTCTACAAAAAAAACAGATGTTAAATTTTACACGGACCCAATCGATTTTTCTTATCGCATTTCCTCCGATATTCTTATAAATTCAAGTGTTGACACCGGCCAATACAGCAACTTAAACCCCACCTCCTATCTCTTCAGCTTTAAGAACGCCGGATTTGGAGTTGACCTTGGCGCGACATATCAGCTGAACGAAAAATTCAATTTCTCGGCAAGCCTTATTGACCTGGGCTATATCAACTGGAAATCCAACACCCAAAACTTCTACAGCAAAAACCCCGGTGCTACAATTCTGTATAAAGGTGTTGGCTTTGACGCGCTCGGAGTTGATACATTGAAACTCGAAAAAGCCCTGCAGGAAATGGGCGACTCATTGAAAAACACATTCGAAATAAAAGATGATCGCCATGACCGGTATAAAACTTATTTACCTGCTCAATTATACATTGGCGGCAATTACAATATCAATGATAAAAATTACGCGGGAGTATTGCTCTACGCGCAGCTGCTTGACAAAACATTCCGTCCCGGAATTACCCTTTCAATGTCATCACGTGTTGGCAAAGTTATTTCCTCCGTTCTTTCCTACTCGATCTTTAACAGGAGCTATAGTAATATAGGATTTGGATTTTCCCTGAATATTGGTCCGGTGCAGCTTTATGCGGTCAGTGATAACGTGCTTGGTATGCTACTTTTAAATAATTATAAAACCCATAACGGGTCCTCATTTTCGGTGCCATCATATACAAGAAGTACCAATGTACGTGCCGGCTTGAATTTAACTTTGGGCCGCGGCATTCACGATAAGGATAAGGATGGCATAAGGGATAAGGATGACGCCTGCCCTGATACACCGGGCACAAAAGAGTTTAACGGTTGCCCTGACAAAGACGGGGATAAAATTCCTGACAGGAATGATATTTGTCCGGATGTTCCCGGCTTACCTATTTTCAATGGCTGCCCTGATTCGGATGGTGACGGACTAAAAGATATAGAGGACCAATGTCCGAACGAAAAAGGACCTATCTATGCAAAAGGATGCCCTGATGCCGACAATGACAGCATTAAAGACATTGAAGATGCTTGTCCGCAGGAGTCGGGTTCAAGAGCGTTAAAAGGCTGCCCGGATAAGGACAACGACGGTATTCGTGACAAGGATGATAAATGCCCTGAGAAAGCCGGCCCTGCTGATAATGACGGCTGCCCGCTTGTGAAACTGATTTTAACCGATATGAACGGAAATGTTGTAGCCACAATTATCAGGAATAAGAACGGAGAATTTATTTACGAAAAATTACTTGCCGATGAAAATGTTTTATTCAGAATTGAAGGAGATGATGTTGATTTGAAAGAGATCAATCTGATACTGGCAGGGCAAAACCGAAAATTGGTACGGGATGCGAATGGCAATTTCAGATTTGAAAAACTTACACCCATTGCGATCGCTCCGGCAAAAGAAAATGTGGATAGCAGTAAATTGAAATTAAAAATACCGGAAAGGGCTGTAGAAAAGCCCGTAGAAAATGTAAAACTTAAGGAGGAAGAAAAGAAAGTGTTAAATACCGCCTTCTCTAATCTTGAATTTGAATCGGGCAAGGATGTGATCAAACAAACATCATTCCCATCGTTGTTTGAACTGGCCACACTTATGAAAACAAAACCCGAATGGATACTACGTATTGCAGGTCACACTGACAATGTAGGAGTCCCTAAAAAGAACATGGAGCTTTCGAAAAACAGGGCTGATGCGGTAAAGAAATTTATGATACTATCGGGCCTGATGGAAAACAGGTTTATTATTGAAGCATACGGCTCAACCAAACCAATTGCTGATAACAAAACACCACTGGGCCGCCAGAAAAACAGGAGGGTTGAAATGAATTTGGTGCAGAGTATACAATAG